One Bos javanicus breed banteng chromosome 9, ARS-OSU_banteng_1.0, whole genome shotgun sequence DNA window includes the following coding sequences:
- the LOC133254453 gene encoding trace amine-associated receptor 2: MYSFMSGAIFITVFGNLAMIVSISYFKQLHTPTNFLILSMAVTDFLLGFTIMPYSMIRSVENCWYFGLTFCKIHYSFDLMLSITSIFHLCSVAIDRFYAICYPLQYSIKMTIPAIKQLLILCWSVPGTFAFGVVFSEAYADGIEGYDILVACSSSCPVMFNKLWGTTLFMAGFFAPGSVMVGIYGKIFAVSRKHARAINNLPENQNNQMRKDKKAAKTLGIVMGVFLLCWFPCFFTILLDPFLSFSTPVVLFDALTWFGYFNSTCNPLIYGFFYPWFRRALKYIFLGKIFSSHFHNTNLFKEKETE; encoded by the coding sequence ATGTATTCCTTTATGTCTGGAGCCATATTCATCACAGTGTTTGGTAATCTTGCCATGATcgtttccatttcctacttcaaacAGCTTCACACACCAACCAACTTCCTCATCCTCTCCATGGCGGTCACTGATTTCCTGCTGGGATTCACCATCATGCCATACAGTATGataagatcagtggagaactgcTGGTATTTTGGGCTTACATTTTGCAAGATTCATTATAGCTTTGATCTGATGCTCAGCATTACATCCATTTTCCATCTTTGCTCGGTGGCCATTGATAGATTTTATGCTATCTGTTACCCTTTACAGTATTCAATCAAAATGACGATTCCAGCCATTAAGCAGTTGCTGATTCTCTGCTGGTCAGTCCCCGGGACATTCGCCTTCGGAGTGGTCTTCTCTGAGGCCTATGCTGATGGAATAGAAGGCTATGACATCTTGGTTGCTTGCTCTAGTTCCTGCCCAGTGATGTTCAACAAGCTATGGGGCACCACCTTGTTCATGGCAGGTTTCTTCGCTCCTGGGTCTGTGATGGTTGGAATTTATGGCAAAATTTTTGCAGTATCCAGAAAGCATGCTCGTGCAATCAACAACTTACcagaaaatcaaaataatcaaATGAGGAAAGACAAGAAAGCAGCCAAGACTTTAGGGATAGTGATGGGTGTTTTTTTATTATGCTGGTTTCCCTGCTTTTTCACAATTTTATTGGATCCCTTTCTGAGCTTCTCTACTCCTGTAGTTTTGTTTGATGCTTTGACATGGTTTGGCTATTTTAACTCCACATGTAATCCTTTAATATATGGTTTCTTTTATCCCTGGTTTCGCAGAGCCCTGAAGTACATTTTCCTGGGTAAAATTTTCAGCTCACATTTCCATAATACTAacttgtttaaagaaaaagaaactgaatag